From Ochotona princeps isolate mOchPri1 chromosome X, mOchPri1.hap1, whole genome shotgun sequence, one genomic window encodes:
- the LOC101527329 gene encoding syntaxin-3-like has translation MRDRLEELKSQVHRGKDPLELDDILVFDNLAFKESEVTSIEKFFQEVAELSLALTELEGLSVLIDKKQQGVLCCTTEESVLRKKNDLSIMKASFTSQARLIQPQLNTIRQELGTDCKYWRAEHRIRQSQLAALLGRFRGIINHHYACETEFVVRLKEKMMRQAELAGLKLREEDLEKLVASPVAPQIVGHDLDILKAKQDLALVQVRQQQLLDLECQVNELHTIFLQLEMLVSEQQELLDSIEYNILHAQDYIEQSNETVKKALKYKRQSRFLTVISAVIMDCALKNLCNIATVFLDNVNYRKYKVIDVYT, from the exons atgagggacagactggagGAACTGAAGAGCCAAGTCCACCGAGGAAAAGACCCTTTGGAGTTGGATGACATATTGGTATTTGACAACCTGGCTTTCAAGGAGAGTGAGGTCACCTCAATTGAGAAGTTTTTCCAGGAAGTGGCTGAGCTGTCCTTGGCACTGACTGAGCTAGAAGGGCTGTCTGTGCTAATAGACAAGAAGCAGCAAGGTGTGCTGTGCTGTACTACAGAGGAGAGCGTGCTCAGGAAGAAGAATGATTTGAGCATCATGAAAGCCTCTTTTACCAGCCAAGCCCGGCTCATCCAGCCCCAGCTAAACACCATCCGGCAGGAGCTGGGCACAGACTGTAAGTACTGGCGGGCTGAGCACCGGATCCGCCAGAGCCAGCTTGCTGCCCTGCTTGGCCGGTTCCGTGGCATCATCAATCACCACTATGCCTGCGAGACCGAGTTTGTGGTGCGACTAAAGGAGAAGATGATGAGGCAGGCTGAGCTAGCAGGCCTGAAGCTGCGAGAGGAGGACCTGGAGAAACTGGTAGCTAGTCCTGTGGCTCCTCAAATTGTAGGTCATGATCTAGATATTTTGAAGGCCAAGCAGGACCTGGCTCTGGTCCAAGTACGTCAGCAGCAGCTTCTAGACTTGGAATGTCAGGTCAATGAGTTGCATACCATCTTCCTTCAGCTGGAGATGCTCGTCTcagagcagcaggagctgctggacAGCATTGAATACAACATTTTACATGCTCAAGATTACATCGAACAGTCAAATGAGACAGTGAAGAAAGCTCTCAAATATAAGCGCCAGTCACGCTTCTTAACAGTGATATCAGCTGTG ATAATGGACTGTGCTCTCAAAAATCTTTGCAATATTGCTACTGTTTTCCTAGACAATGTCAACTATCGGAAATATAAAGTAATTGATGTTTACACTTag